One genomic segment of Sander vitreus isolate 19-12246 unplaced genomic scaffold, sanVit1 ctg363_0, whole genome shotgun sequence includes these proteins:
- the LOC144513876 gene encoding M1-specific T cell receptor alpha chain-like: MIFGSGTKLHVNDNQDLQPSYYKLSAKNTTACLATGFSRNNKAESEFGDIFNNKTPAVRISDDSLYNQVTLLSDDVDEERCDEAENVSVIPCVDILKPDPHVNFVSLIVLGLRLLFLKTIAFNVLLTLRLWISQ; the protein is encoded by the exons atcAGGATCTCCAGCCGTCCTACTACAAACTGTCAGCGAAAAATACCACGGCATGCCTGGCCACTgggttcagcagaaacaacAAAGCAGAGTCTGAATTTGGGGATATTTTCAATAACAAGACACCGGCTGTCCGGATATCAGACGACTCACTTTACAACCAGGTGACCTTGTTATCTGATGACGTGGATGAAGAAAGATGTGATGAAG CGGAAAATGTATCTGTCATACCATGTGTGGACATTCTGAAACCAG ATCCGCACGTGAACTTCGTGTCTCTGATCGTCCTTGGCCTCAGGCTGCTCTTCCTCAAGACCATCGCCTTCAACGTCCTGTTGACTCTGCGGCTGTGGATCAGTCAGT aa